The sequence below is a genomic window from Thermoplasmatales archaeon.
AATACTTCAGCTCTTTTTGATGAGATAATTGCCCACCGCCTTGCTATGCTGCCACTTCCAACAAAACTTGATTTGCTTGTTCCAAAGAGTGAGTGTTCATGCAATGGAGAAGGATGCCCTTCATGCACCGTTCATTATACTTTGAGCAAGGAAGGGGAAGGAACTGTTTATTCTGGCGATTTAAGAGCGGAAGACCCGATGTGGGAGGTTGTTGATAAAAATATACCTATTGTAAAACTAATAAAAAATCAACGCCTTATACTTGAGGCGGAGGCAATACTTGGTACAGCGAAGGAGCATGCAAAGTGGCAGGCAATATGCGGGATAGGATACAAGTATTATCCAGTAATAAGGATAAGCGAGGAATGCAATTTATGCGGTGAATGCATTAATGCATGTCCAAAAAATATACTTGAAATTAAAAACAACAAAATTATAGTTAAAAATGAGATAGATTGCACTCTTTGCAAAAGTTGCGAAGAAGTGTGTAAGTTAGAAGCTATAAAAGTAGAGGGAGACGAAAAAAGGATAATAATGCAATATGAAACAGATGACTCAATATCTGCAAAGGAAGCATTGCAGGAAGCATTAAAAATATTGAAAAAGAAATACGAAGAGCTTGAGGAAAATTTATAAAGGAAAGCGCCAGTCAATTCCTATTGTGCGGAATGATATTTTTGGGATAACAGGTAATCTTCTTTTGTGCTCTGTTTTTTTAACCATTTCATATATCCTTTTCACCTCTTCAATTCTTACATCCGCTATCTTTGATATTTCTTCAAAACTTTTCTGTCTTTCTATTCCATACAATATTTTATCCAATTTTTCATATGTTATGCCAAGCTCTTTCTCATCTGTTTGACCTTTCCACAGGCCGGCGGTAGGTGGCTTTTTCAATATTTCCTGTGGTATCCCAACATATCTGGAAAGCTGATATACCTGTGTTTTATATAAATCACCTATTGGAAGAATATCACTTGCTCCATCCCCATATTTAGTAAAGTACCCAACCATAAGTTCTGTTTTATTTGATGCACCGCAAACAAGTGCATTTTTTGAGTTCGCAAACTGGTAAAGAAATATCATCCTAAGCCTTGCTTTTATATTTCCTAGAGTAATCTCATCCATTTCACCACATGCATTTGTTATTGAATGCATCATTGGTGACAAATCAATAACTTTATAGGATATGCCTAAACTTTTTGCCATAAATCGAGCATGCTCCAAATCTTCGAGAGGAGTTGAAATATCTGGAAGGAAAATAGCATGAACATTTTCTTTTCCTATTGCCATTGTAGCTAATTTTGCAACAAGAGATGAATCTACGCCGCCAGATAGACCAATAACAATTTTATCTCTCATGCTCTTCTCCCTGTAATCTCTTATGAAGTTCAATATGATATTGAGGACTTCTTCTTCATTTATACTCAGCATGAAAAGATATACTAAAAAAGAATTTATTTCTTCCTATAGCAAAGTGAGCAATGAAAGGTTCATAAATATATAAGGAAAAATATATAAATGAAAAAAATATATGATTAGATGAGGAATAAGAATGTCTAAAAAGAGGAGAATAATCAAGCTTATTACTGCTGGAAAATATGATGAAGAAATCAAATGCTATGATGAGGCTATAAAGATAAATCCAAACTTTGCAAAGACATACGGTCAATTAATTGATAGACCAAATATAGGATGCCCTCGTGAGCAGGAATAATAATGACAGCAACTTCATCTAAAAGTTGTGCATTAAATGAAGTACTTCGCGAAATACCAATTTGAGAGCATAAATGAAATAGTTCCGTTATTTTAAATTAGGGACATTTTTCTGGGCGAAGCTAATAAAGGTTTAAATAGACCGTTGTCATATAAAAATAAAGGTGGTCTTAAAATGACTGAACAAAACTATAGAATCAGGATAAAACTCGGCGAGCGTGAAATTGAGGCAGAGGGAGATAAGGAGTTTGTTGAAAAATACATTGAGGAATTCAAAAAAGAAATATCGAAGATTCCTACGGAGTTGCCATCTACAGAAAAAATTATCACCCCAGAAATTCAAAAAGAGAAAATTGAGTTGGACAGACTCTCTTTAGCCGAATTCTATAAACGGAAGAACCCAAAACACCATAACGAAACTGTGGTTGTTTTTGCTTATTGGCTGAAAAAGAGAGAAAAGAAAGAAAAATTTACAGCAAAGGATATTAACGATTGTTATGAGGAAGCAAAAATCTCTAAACCTAGAAATGTAACGCAGCATATACAGGTAGTAGCTAGCGGTAAGAAGGCATATTTAACTCGTGGGCCTGGAAGGGGTTACTATAAGTTAACTCTTACAGGCGAAGAATTTGTAGAAAAAGAATTGCCCAAAAAAGTGGATGAATAATGGAGAATATAAAGAAGATTCTTTCTGGCAAGATCGATGCCGATTTAGTTGAACATCTGTTAAGGCGTTATAAAGAATTAAAACAAAAATTTTTCCTTGGGCAATATGAATCTAGTCAACTTAATTCAGCTAAATTTGTAGAAGTCGCTTTTAGAATCTTAGAGTATATCACTAAAGGGAGCTATACTTCCTTCAATAGAGAGATTAACATTAACGATCTTATAACATATTTAGAAAATTTGCCCAAGGATAAATATCCTGATTCCATAAGAATTCATGTACCGAGAATTCTCAAATCTATATACGATATAAGAAGCAAGCGAGGAGTAGCTCATGTTGGAGAATTAAATCCAAATCTTATGGATGCTACTTATGTTGTATCTAGTTGTGACTGGATTATGGCAGAATTTGTACGTTTGTATTACAGCAATGATGCGACTGAAGCACAAAAAATTATTAATTCAATTGTGGAAAGAAAGGTACCTATCATAGAAGAATTTGGAGAAGATATTAAAATTTTGAACCCCGATTTAAGTGTGTCTGATAAAATTTTATTAATTCTTTATAAAAGGCATCCCAATTATGTCTTAACCAGCGATCTAAAAAAATGGATAAAAACCAAGTCACCTGCTCACATTACAACTGTTTTACGCTGGTTAGACAATGAAGCTAAGATTTATCGTAAGGGAAAAGAAAATATAATCACTAGAAAGGGGATAGATTATGTTGAAAAGAAACTATCAACGAAACTTTAATTCGCCAAGTGAAACGCTTCGCCCTTCGGGTCATATAACAGCAGATAAAGGCTACGGTGCTACGCATCTTCGCCCAAATGCTTCGCCCAAATTGCCTTCGGCACTTCGCCCAAACCGCCTGCGGCGGCTTCGCAAAGCCCAAGAACGTTATACGCCATTCGCTTTAAGTCAATGGAGGTATCAAGATGAAACTTGAAGAAAGAGCAGAAGAAAAAAGAAAAGAGTTAACGGACATAGTCAAAGGCGTAATCCAAAATTATGACATTCAAAACAAAGAGGAAATATCCTCAGGAATAATAAATCACTTTTTGAAGATAACTCCTCCTGAAATGGAACTTAGAATGGAGTTAATCATAATAAGACAAGGAGGGGTGGGTGGTGGACGTAGCACTAAACCTGGGAATATTTGGTTGAATTGGAGAAAACTTTTGGTAGAGGGGAGTGAAAGCATTTTGACTGTTGCTGGAGCTATTGCTGTACCTTGGTTAATCCCCCTAGCAGGTCTTGTTGTTTGGAACAAAATTTGCTCAATGTTGACTATTGAAATTACGGAGAGGCACGCTGTGGTTATTTGGACCATGTGGTTAAATAAAGATTCGGAAAACTGCATTAAAGGGGACGTAATTTTAAACTTAGTAAACAAAGAGCTTTCGAAATATAATCGTCCTAAAATGAACCGAAGAGAATTACATAGGATATTGAAAGACTTAAAGGAAATGAAATGCATTGAAGAAGAAGGAAATAAATGGTGGCTACGAGAATGGGTAAAAGTTTTCTACGAGTGATTAAAAATGGCGAACGGCTTATAACATGGTGTATGTGGTTCACTTCGCTAACTTCCATACACCGAAAACGTTATATGAAATGCTAGATCCCACTATTTGGGGTAACTTAGAATATGCAAGGTCGTAGTTGGAAAAATATTGAATATAGCGTAGCAGAAGAAATTAAAAAATACCTTTTAGCAAATGGTGGCATCGAAGAGGGAATTAAAAGCCCACACGAAGAATGGCGAATTAAGTTCTCAGATTCTACATTTACATATTATAAGAAAGGTACACTTTATAGCACACCCTCAAATTCTAATGACCCCGCAGTATTCGCCGCATGGGATCATATTGTTTCTTTAGTTGGGTCATCTTATGTTCTTCCCACAAAAGACTTTCTAATTGGTTTAGATGAAACTGGAAAAGGTGAAGTTATAGGGCATACCGTTCTTACTGGCGTAATTTTTCCAAAGGAGATCTTTAAAAAAATTGATTTATTGGTAGGTCCTGCAGATACAAAGAAAAGGCATAAATTCGAGTATTGGGATGAAATCTTCAAAAAGCTAGACCATTTGAGAAGTTCAGGGCTGGATTTTCTTATTGAAAAAGTTCCCCCTTGGCATGTAGATAAATATAACTTAAATAAAATCATGGACGTAGTTTATCAAAAGATTTTGTCTATCTTTCTTAGGAAAGCTAAAATCGAAGATTGCAGAGTTGTTTTGGATGATTACGGAGTAGGACCTACATTAAAACGGTTTTTGAAATTTTTGGAAAAGCAGGGAGCGGAAATAGTAGTAACTACAAATTCAGAGAATAAATATCTTGAGGCAAAAACAGCATCTTTAATCTCTAAAAGAATAAGAGAGGCTGTCATAAAGGCAATTAACAATGAGCCTGAATTTCAAATAGATGGTTTATCTATAGGTTCTGGCAATGCTGGAGACAAGCAAACCTTAGAATGGCTCAAAAAATGGTATGCATCGGGCAAACAATGGCCCTGGTTTGTTAAGAAGTCTTTCAAGACTATTTGGGAAATAGAAGGAAAAAATGGGAAACCGAAGAAAGAGATACCTCCTATTAGAGAAGAATTACTATCAAAAGATTTCATTGAAGAATTCAATAAAGGGAATCTAACTGTAAAGTCCCTTTTTCTTGTATGTCCCCATTGTGGGGAAACAAACAGAGCAATATCTTATGCTATGTCTAAAGCGAAATGTCCTTCGTGCAATAAATTTATTGAAGATGCGGGCATAACTCTTAGATACTATTGCGGTTACCTTGTGCCAGATAGCAATATAATTATGAGAGGTTTATTATCAAAAGACCTTGAGAAGAGGAAATTTTTTGAGAATTTTACTATAATTATTCCTCCTGTTGTGAGAGGAGAATGCGATACACGAGGTGGGAAAAAAGAATTTGGGAGACTGGCAAAATTTGCATCAATAGGAAGAATAAATTTGGAAGGACCAGGCAGAGTTGAAGATATACCAAAAGGGTTATCAAATCTTGAACGAGATGAAAGAATTATGGATGATGTTTTAAAGTATAATGCTATATTTATCACAGCTGATAATCAAATGAAAGCTAATGCAATGTCAAAAAATGTATTTACAATATTTGCTTAAAAAGTTTGGCTGGCTTCCCGCTCTCTTGCAATTGCTTCGCAACCTTGTCCTTCGCTTTCATATAACATCCGATAAAAGGGCATCGCTCCTTGTCACCCAAATTGATTTTTCGTCAACTTCCTTCACTTGCAAAATGGTAAATGAAATTGGTGTTTGATAAAGAAGAGAGGGCACAATTAAAGAAGCATATAGATAAGCTAGAAAAACAGGTAAAAGAGGATTAGAAATAAAGGAGTAAAATATAAAAATCGCTGTTGCATCTAGTAATGAGTGTTAAACGTAATTGCTAAATGAAGTAATAATATGACAACAAGAAAAGAAAAAAGAATAGAAAAAATCAAAGCAAAGGCAATAGAAATACTTGAATCCAATTCTGACGGAGTTCGTTACTCAGAACTTGTGAGAGAAATAAAAAAAGAATTTCCAGAAATTCCTGTTAACACCATTCATGGAGTGGTTTGGAATTTGGAGGATCGTTTACCTGATGAAATTTATAAGCCTGCGCGCGGACTTTTTCGCCATGTTAAATTTAAGGAGAGAGAGATCAGCAAAGCATCAAAGGTTCCTCCTGAGACTGTAAGGGTTAGAGAAGAGAACTTCTATGAACCTTTTGCAAACTGGCTTGTAAATGAAATGGAAGAATGCACAAAAGCAATACCTCTGGGAAGAAATAAATTTGGAGGCAAATGGGGAACGCCAGATGTAATAGGAAGGCGAGAATCACGTAGAGGAGACATCGTTGAAGCACCTACTGAAATAGTTTCTGCAGAGATTAAAGCAGACACAAAAGACTTAATTACTGCATTTGGGCAGGGTTGTTCATATAAACTGTTTAGTCATAAGTCCTACATAGTGATCCCAAAGAATTCTTGTCAAGATGACATTGCAAAATTAGATTCCTTATGTATGATTTTTGGAATAGGTTTAGTATTATTTGATAGTAATAATCCGAGTAACCCTCAATTCGAGATTAGAGTCCGACCAACTAAACATGAACCTGATATGTTCTATGTAAATAAATACATGAAACTGATAGAGAAAGAACTATGGGAGTGAATAAATGAGGCAACTAAGTCTGATAGCAAACATACGGCTTCGCTATGCTTTGCCTAAATACTCCACAACTTTTTATCCGCAAGAGGTTAGGAAAAATCATGAAGGCACCGTTAGAATTAGATTTAAAATGGCGGAGTGAAATAAAAAAAATATATAAAGAATAAGAATATAAAAATATGGAGGCAAATAAAATGCCAGGTGAAAAAATCCAAAAAATATTCTCGGCACCAGATGTAAAGCATGGATTGTCATTGTTTAGTATAGATGAGATAAATGCTATTGAGAGATTAATAACAGAGCAGGATGAGAAGTATTTTATTAAATGCCAAATCAAAGACAGATTAAGAATAGCTAAGCCTGAAGAAATAGTTAGACAACTCTGGATTTATAGATTGCTTACTGAATATGGTTATCCTAAAGAACGAATAGATATGGAGAAAGTTATCTATTTTGGCTCCCGTATAGAACCTGGAGCTGCGGACATTGTAGTCTATCATGAGGATTTAGAACATTACTATATTTTGTTTGAAGTAAAAAGACCAAGCAGGAGCGCAGGTTTAGAGCAACTTAAAAGTTATTGTAATGCAGAGGGAGCTCCTATTGGTGTTTGGTCTAATGGAAATGAAATAATAAGGCTCCATAGGGAAGAACCTAATCTATTTGTAGAAATACCAAGAATTCCTAAAGTTTCAGAAACTCTACGGGATATATTAACTGAAAGGTGGACGCTTAAATGGTTAGAGGAACACGACGAACTAAAACAAGGCAAAACCACGCTAAAAAAGATTATATTAGACCTTGAGGAGCTCGTTTTAGGTAATGCGGGGGTTAAGGCTTTTGATGAAATTTTTAAATTGATTTATGCTAAGCTTTATGACGAGTGGAAGGGTATTAATGATCCAAACTATCAATTAGAATTTTTTGTGGGTGACAGGAGCCCCCAACAACTAAAGAAAGCTATAACTAACTTACTCGAGGGAGCTAAAAGAACCTGGCCGGGAGTATTTGAACCTACGGACAAAATAGAGTTAACGGATGAGCATTTGAAGGTTTGTGTGTCATTCTTAGAAAAAATAAAATTGTTTAACTCAAACTTAAGGATAATTGATGAAGCCTTTGAGTATTTGATTCCTGAGGTATCTAAAAAGAAAGAAGGACAGTTCTTTACGCCAAGACCTGTTGTAGATATGGTTGTAAAGATGCTAAACCCTAAACATGATGAATATCTCATAGATCCTGCTTGTGGTTCTGCAGGTTTTCTTTTGCATTCTGTTATGTGGATAGCAAGAGGAGTAATTACCGGCAAGGAGCTTCCTACACCAGCTAAGAATTTTGCACAAGAGAAAATCTATGGTATAGATTTTGCCAAAGAGGCGGTTAAAATAGCAAAAGCTATTAATTTGATAGTGGGAGATGGCAAGTCCCATATCTTTGGCGGTGGTCCCCATGGAAACTCCTTAAACCCCCTCATTTGGAACGAGGAGGTAAAAGCAGGTTTAAGACCACGACTTTTAAGATTCCCTGAAGACCCAGAAAAAGATAGAGATAATCAAGATAGATTTTTATATTTTGATTTTGACATTCTTATGACCAATCCCCCTTTTGCAGGCACAGTAAAAGAAAGGAATATTCTAAGGCTTTACAGACTGGCAGAGAAAAATGGCAAATTAGTAAACAAAATAGGTCGGCATATCCTCTTCTTAGAACGTTCATTACAGTTTATAAGACCTGGTGGAAGGATGGCAATAGTCTTACCTCAGGGATTGTTGAATAATACAAATACTGAATATATCCGCAGATTTATCATAGATAAAGCAAGAATTTTAGCTGTTGTTGGTCTGCATGGAAACACCTTTAAGCCTCACACCGGAACAAAAACAAGTGTTTTACTCTTGCGAAAATATACGGATGAGGAAAGGCGTAAAATTCAAGAAGTTAAAGCAAAATACGAGGGAGAATGGAATGATTTTATAGAAGAATTGAAAGCAAAATATCGAAATGTAAGCTGGAATTCTCCAATAGATGAGGAAGAAATACCCAAAGAGCTAAAATCTTTTATTGATACTTATTTTGAAACAAGAGAAGAATTAGAAGACGAACAAACAGAGGAAACGGAAATTGAGGATACAGAGGAAATTAAAAAGGAAAAACCACTTAAAGTTTTAGTTGAAGAATTAGAAGAACTGCAAACTCTTTTAAAAGAAAGGCAAGGGGAATTAAAAAGTGATATTTCAAATGAGAAGAAAAAAGAACTAAAAAAAGAAATTAGAATTTTAAACACTGGAATTGAAAAACTAAATAAAGAAATCTCTAAAAAAACTCTA
It includes:
- a CDS encoding NAD+ synthase — its product is MLSINEEEVLNIILNFIRDYREKSMRDKIVIGLSGGVDSSLVAKLATMAIGKENVHAIFLPDISTPLEDLEHARFMAKSLGISYKVIDLSPMMHSITNACGEMDEITLGNIKARLRMIFLYQFANSKNALVCGASNKTELMVGYFTKYGDGASDILPIGDLYKTQVYQLSRYVGIPQEILKKPPTAGLWKGQTDEKELGITYEKLDKILYGIERQKSFEEISKIADVRIEEVKRIYEMVKKTEHKRRLPVIPKISFRTIGIDWRFPL
- a CDS encoding N-6 DNA methylase — encoded protein: MEANKMPGEKIQKIFSAPDVKHGLSLFSIDEINAIERLITEQDEKYFIKCQIKDRLRIAKPEEIVRQLWIYRLLTEYGYPKERIDMEKVIYFGSRIEPGAADIVVYHEDLEHYYILFEVKRPSRSAGLEQLKSYCNAEGAPIGVWSNGNEIIRLHREEPNLFVEIPRIPKVSETLRDILTERWTLKWLEEHDELKQGKTTLKKIILDLEELVLGNAGVKAFDEIFKLIYAKLYDEWKGINDPNYQLEFFVGDRSPQQLKKAITNLLEGAKRTWPGVFEPTDKIELTDEHLKVCVSFLEKIKLFNSNLRIIDEAFEYLIPEVSKKKEGQFFTPRPVVDMVVKMLNPKHDEYLIDPACGSAGFLLHSVMWIARGVITGKELPTPAKNFAQEKIYGIDFAKEAVKIAKAINLIVGDGKSHIFGGGPHGNSLNPLIWNEEVKAGLRPRLLRFPEDPEKDRDNQDRFLYFDFDILMTNPPFAGTVKERNILRLYRLAEKNGKLVNKIGRHILFLERSLQFIRPGGRMAIVLPQGLLNNTNTEYIRRFIIDKARILAVVGLHGNTFKPHTGTKTSVLLLRKYTDEERRKIQEVKAKYEGEWNDFIEELKAKYRNVSWNSPIDEEEIPKELKSFIDTYFETREELEDEQTEETEIEDTEEIKKEKPLKVLVEELEELQTLLKERQGELKSDISNEKKKELKKEIRILNTGIEKLNKEISKKTLGGQIHLVLTQEKIIEQFKEFWLDGKIMKEMDYPIFFAVNQKPLKDNKGEYRYVKRPNGELVLDEHGHPKIDHDLDEIAEAFIKFAKEKLAKGDNAFDFWR
- a CDS encoding DNA-directed RNA polymerase subunit D gives rise to the protein MQGKRREARAKSMKLSFLELKDNYAKILFEDTTPHFVNAIRRTLISDIPKLAIENVKIYDNTSALFDEIIAHRLAMLPLPTKLDLLVPKSECSCNGEGCPSCTVHYTLSKEGEGTVYSGDLRAEDPMWEVVDKNIPIVKLIKNQRLILEAEAILGTAKEHAKWQAICGIGYKYYPVIRISEECNLCGECINACPKNILEIKNNKIIVKNEIDCTLCKSCEEVCKLEAIKVEGDEKRIIMQYETDDSISAKEALQEALKILKKKYEELEENL